From Xylocopilactobacillus apis, a single genomic window includes:
- a CDS encoding extracellular solute-binding protein: MRIKKIKIWGIIGLIFAFTFLFVGCSDDNNQTIKPKDETLNKTPKGKITLWVDPNYISTYQSLVKDFENDYPKVKVTVEGKKLTDVKNDVTKDPSKAADIFMTTSDQVPSLAEVGLLYPLRDRRVKDVNNDHSDVSIRGITWKHELYGYPASISAQVLYYDKTQINSNDLKSWSNLTTQGILAVKFNQTGANYIFAPQFISADKDRINTVFNDNSYGVNVLKWIKSQKNNRGILQSNEPLSDLKSGKAQSFIGSSDNANQVKEALNSKFAVAPMPSINTNQEKVPFKSLVEVKLFGVNQQSKYPFAAMTLAAFLTSKKSEVKVFHDLGLIPSNNKAQTDPNIKNDLVVRTTNVMSDNKHAVVLPNDFKTKKFWDSMDLLINDTYEGKINETDYLSRLHKIEKSSFKGREISR, translated from the coding sequence ATGCGAATCAAGAAAATAAAAATTTGGGGGATCATTGGTTTAATTTTTGCTTTTACCTTTTTGTTTGTTGGATGTTCAGATGACAATAATCAAACAATTAAACCCAAAGATGAAACTTTAAATAAAACTCCAAAGGGTAAAATTACTTTATGGGTCGATCCGAACTATATTTCGACCTATCAAAGTTTGGTAAAAGATTTCGAAAATGATTATCCGAAGGTCAAAGTTACAGTTGAAGGTAAGAAACTAACTGACGTAAAAAATGATGTAACCAAAGATCCTTCTAAAGCAGCTGATATTTTTATGACGACCAGTGATCAGGTTCCGTCTTTAGCTGAAGTGGGACTTTTATACCCATTAAGAGACCGTCGAGTTAAAGATGTTAATAATGATCATTCTGATGTTTCAATTAGAGGAATTACCTGGAAGCATGAATTGTACGGATATCCAGCAAGCATTAGCGCACAGGTCCTTTATTATGATAAAACACAAATAAATTCTAATGATTTAAAATCGTGGAGTAATTTGACCACGCAGGGAATTTTAGCAGTTAAATTTAATCAAACGGGTGCTAATTATATTTTTGCTCCTCAATTTATTAGTGCTGATAAAGATCGAATTAATACAGTTTTTAATGATAATTCTTATGGAGTTAATGTTTTAAAGTGGATCAAATCTCAAAAAAATAATCGTGGAATTTTACAGTCAAATGAACCACTTAGTGATCTAAAGTCAGGCAAAGCTCAATCTTTTATTGGAAGTTCAGACAATGCTAATCAGGTTAAAGAGGCGTTAAACAGTAAATTTGCAGTTGCGCCGATGCCTTCTATCAACACTAATCAAGAAAAGGTGCCTTTCAAATCGTTAGTTGAAGTTAAGCTTTTTGGAGTTAATCAGCAGAGTAAATATCCATTTGCGGCAATGACTTTGGCAGCTTTTTTGACTTCAAAGAAGTCAGAAGTAAAAGTTTTTCATGATCTAGGCTTAATTCCATCTAATAACAAAGCTCAAACTGACCCCAACATAAAAAATGATTTAGTGGTAAGAACAACGAATGTAATGAGTGATAATAAACACGCCGTAGTGCTTCCAAATGATTTTAAAACTAAGAAATTCTGGGATTCAATGGACTTATTAATTAATGATACCTATGAGGGTAAAATTAATGAAACTGATTATTTATCTCGGCTGCACAAAATAGAAAAGAGTTCGTTTAAAGGGAGAGAGATCTCTAGATAA
- a CDS encoding M24 family metallopeptidase produces MNKHLENLIQVLEDNDLDLAYISDPTNIFYYTGFLADPHERTLAFFVSRSRKNFLFTPQLEVSSAKDAGFSGQVYGYLDQEDPYKIIAQHLTELSDKFRNVGIEKSQLTIARFEQLKKILPQIDHFFDLTAAIERQKLIKTNDEIQKMMGAGEEADFAFDIAQKNCRPGITEIELVNQIESALREKGVLHVSFDTLVQAGKMAANPHGEPTTNQVKDHDLVLFDLGTVHENYVSDATRTFAVGEITDEQKEIYDVCLEAQLTAMDYAKPGITAAELDKKARDIITKHGFGEYFNHRLGHGLGTSVHEFPSIMEGNEMMLEPGMCFSIEPGIYVPGFAGVRIEDSVHVTKNGVEPFTHTSKQLIKL; encoded by the coding sequence TTGAATAAACATTTAGAAAATTTAATCCAAGTTTTAGAAGATAATGATCTTGATTTAGCTTATATCAGCGACCCGACAAATATTTTTTATTATACTGGTTTTTTAGCTGATCCTCATGAAAGAACACTTGCTTTCTTTGTTTCTCGCAGTAGAAAGAATTTTCTTTTCACTCCTCAACTTGAGGTTTCTTCAGCGAAAGATGCCGGTTTTAGCGGCCAAGTTTATGGCTATCTTGACCAGGAAGATCCTTATAAAATAATTGCTCAGCACTTAACAGAGCTCTCAGATAAATTTAGAAATGTTGGAATCGAAAAATCCCAATTAACAATTGCTCGTTTTGAACAGCTGAAAAAAATTTTACCGCAAATCGATCACTTTTTCGATCTTACTGCAGCAATTGAACGGCAAAAACTCATTAAGACTAACGATGAAATTCAAAAAATGATGGGAGCAGGTGAAGAAGCTGATTTTGCTTTTGATATTGCTCAAAAAAATTGTCGACCAGGAATTACCGAAATTGAATTAGTTAATCAAATTGAGAGTGCATTACGAGAAAAAGGCGTTCTTCACGTTAGTTTTGATACTTTGGTTCAAGCTGGCAAAATGGCAGCCAATCCACATGGTGAGCCAACAACTAATCAGGTAAAAGATCACGATTTAGTACTTTTTGATCTTGGAACGGTTCACGAAAATTATGTAAGTGATGCGACAAGAACTTTTGCAGTTGGTGAAATAACTGACGAACAAAAAGAAATTTATGATGTTTGTTTAGAAGCACAGCTGACAGCGATGGATTATGCTAAACCCGGGATAACTGCTGCTGAACTTGATAAAAAAGCACGTGACATTATTACTAAACATGGATTTGGTGAATATTTTAATCACCGACTAGGTCATGGCTTAGGAACTTCTGTTCATGAATTTCCTTCAATTATGGAAGGTAATGAAATGATGCTTGAACCGGGCATGTGTTTTTCGATTGAACCGGGTATTTATGTTCCAGGATTCGCAGGAGTTCGAATTGAAGATTCAGTTCATGTGACAAAAAATGGTGTCGAACCTTTCACTCATACAAGCAAACAGTTAATAAAATTATAA
- a CDS encoding NUDIX hydrolase has protein sequence MVKKYHRAFGVYGIITIDNQLVVIKKNGGPYINRFDLPGGSLEDGESLCKAIVREIKEETGLNAVNFEQLGVTSFKYPWRYERFEFNQHICVFYKINKFDGDLVSQAAQFSGQDSLGAELLSLTDLTSKNSSPLVLKAKEYLQNGGIFKTNDQVFKTWKVLDQPVF, from the coding sequence ATGGTGAAAAAATACCACCGAGCGTTTGGGGTTTATGGCATTATTACTATTGATAATCAATTGGTAGTTATTAAAAAGAATGGCGGGCCTTATATTAATCGGTTTGATTTACCAGGCGGCAGTTTAGAAGATGGAGAATCTTTGTGTAAAGCTATTGTGCGCGAGATTAAAGAGGAAACTGGATTAAATGCAGTTAATTTTGAGCAGCTGGGGGTGACTTCTTTTAAATATCCCTGGCGTTATGAGCGCTTTGAATTTAACCAGCATATTTGTGTGTTTTATAAAATTAATAAATTTGATGGTGATTTAGTATCTCAAGCAGCACAATTTTCAGGTCAGGATTCTCTGGGGGCAGAGTTGCTAAGTCTTACAGATTTAACGAGTAAGAATTCTTCTCCACTTGTTTTAAAAGCCAAAGAGTATCTGCAAAACGGTGGTATTTTTAAAACGAATGATCAAGTTTTTAAAACTTGGAAGGTTTTAGATCAGCCAGTATTTTAG
- a CDS encoding YtxH domain-containing protein, with protein sequence MSKTSSFILGFMMGVGTVVATTKFLTSETGKAIQDRLGEMGDDLKDRVSDYYDYADSTAEDIKESALNKWDEFSDRFKNNDDSEDLDDNNVTDLEFDLDEDGTMHPTGKEDTSEFQQVTSNVEEGAEKAVDHVKDAVDDVKNDHLS encoded by the coding sequence ATGTCTAAAACAAGTAGTTTTATCTTAGGATTTATGATGGGAGTTGGAACAGTAGTAGCTACCACCAAATTTTTAACATCTGAAACTGGAAAAGCAATTCAGGATCGTTTGGGAGAAATGGGAGACGATTTAAAAGATCGTGTATCCGATTATTATGATTATGCTGATTCTACCGCTGAAGATATTAAAGAGTCTGCTCTTAATAAATGGGATGAGTTTAGCGATCGCTTTAAGAATAATGACGATTCAGAAGATTTAGATGATAACAACGTGACTGATTTAGAGTTTGATCTTGACGAAGATGGCACGATGCATCCAACTGGTAAAGAAGATACTTCAGAGTTTCAGCAGGTGACTTCAAACGTTGAAGAAGGTGCTGAAAAAGCTGTTGATCACGTTAAAGATGCCGTTGATGACGTTAAAAATGATCATTTATCTTAA
- a CDS encoding DUF948 domain-containing protein translates to MSGSEIALIIIAVAFALIALFVVLFLIKLSKAVSKGSETIEQVENTIKIATSELQVVSKELEDILAKTNTLVGDVNLKMDEVNDAFIAVGDLGKSASELNSATKNFVKKTNKKGKGSSGMKALRFARTLFSGRSKKGV, encoded by the coding sequence ATGTCTGGAAGTGAAATAGCGCTGATTATTATTGCTGTTGCCTTTGCGTTGATTGCGCTTTTTGTAGTCTTATTTTTAATAAAATTATCAAAAGCAGTTTCTAAAGGCTCAGAGACAATTGAACAAGTTGAAAATACAATTAAAATTGCAACTAGTGAGCTGCAGGTTGTGTCTAAAGAATTAGAGGATATTTTAGCAAAAACTAATACTTTAGTAGGGGATGTTAATTTGAAAATGGATGAGGTCAATGACGCATTTATTGCTGTCGGAGATCTTGGAAAGTCTGCTTCAGAACTTAACTCAGCGACAAAAAACTTTGTTAAAAAAACAAACAAAAAAGGTAAAGGCAGTTCTGGAATGAAGGCATTAAGGTTTGCCCGAACATTATTTTCAGGACGCAGCAAAAAAGGAGTTTAA
- the murI gene encoding glutamate racemase — MDNRPIGYFDSGIGGLTALKEDLEILQNEDTIYVGDEAHLPYGTKTSKEITFYSRKIVNFLVQQNVKAIVCACNTSSAIALPTIKKELKIPIFGVIEAGSRAAVKTTKNDQIIVLATKATVKSKKYDENLLKLNSNLAVTDFDAQDLVRIVENGDYKSEHVLNQIEKILMPLKEQQADTMILGCTHFPIIEDLIFKATEGRFKMVDAGKSAVKELADYLERENLNHDSLPRQAKHLFYTTAQPNHFDHVANQFLNSKLTIKSEHLGL, encoded by the coding sequence ATGGATAATCGACCGATTGGGTACTTTGACTCAGGAATCGGCGGTCTTACTGCTTTAAAAGAAGACCTAGAAATTTTACAGAACGAAGATACTATTTATGTTGGAGACGAAGCTCATTTACCATACGGAACTAAAACTTCTAAAGAGATTACTTTTTACAGTCGAAAAATTGTTAACTTCTTAGTTCAGCAAAACGTAAAAGCAATTGTTTGTGCTTGTAACACCTCAAGCGCAATTGCTTTACCAACAATTAAAAAAGAACTTAAAATTCCAATTTTTGGAGTTATTGAAGCTGGAAGTCGCGCGGCGGTTAAAACAACCAAAAATGATCAAATAATTGTCCTAGCAACTAAGGCAACGGTCAAAAGTAAAAAATATGATGAAAATCTGCTTAAACTAAATTCAAATTTAGCAGTTACCGATTTTGACGCCCAAGATTTAGTTAGAATAGTTGAAAACGGCGATTATAAAAGTGAGCATGTTTTAAATCAAATTGAAAAAATTTTAATGCCTTTAAAAGAACAGCAAGCAGATACAATGATCTTAGGATGTACGCATTTTCCAATTATCGAAGATTTAATCTTTAAAGCTACTGAAGGGCGCTTTAAGATGGTTGATGCGGGCAAATCAGCGGTTAAAGAATTAGCAGATTATTTAGAAAGAGAAAATCTTAATCATGATTCACTTCCAAGGCAAGCTAAACACTTATTTTATACTACTGCTCAGCCAAACCATTTTGATCACGTGGCAAATCAGTTCTTGAACTCAAAATTAACAATAAAATCTGAACATCTTGGATTATAA
- a CDS encoding XTP/dITP diphosphatase gives MEKIIIATKNIGKAREFRNFFSQLPEKYEIITLNDLTNLPEIFENGHSFTENAAIKAQKIYEATHQTVIADDSGLEVDALGGEPGIYSARYAGDHDDQANNQKLLNNLSKVLPPERTAHFITVLVVMGPHGKIETAGRVDGVILDHLQGNDGFGYDPLFYYPPLQKTFAEMSPAEKNKISHRGLAMNNLIKAWPDYIKGKNDENTNLQ, from the coding sequence ATGGAAAAGATTATTATTGCTACCAAAAACATTGGTAAGGCGCGTGAATTCAGGAATTTTTTTTCTCAGCTGCCGGAAAAATACGAAATTATAACCCTAAACGATTTAACTAATTTACCTGAAATATTTGAAAACGGTCATTCGTTTACGGAAAATGCAGCCATTAAAGCGCAAAAAATTTATGAAGCTACCCATCAAACTGTAATCGCAGATGATTCTGGTTTGGAAGTTGATGCATTAGGCGGTGAACCTGGAATTTATTCTGCGCGCTATGCAGGAGATCATGACGATCAAGCAAATAATCAAAAATTATTAAACAATCTTTCTAAAGTTTTACCGCCAGAACGAACTGCTCATTTTATAACGGTTTTAGTTGTAATGGGACCTCACGGAAAAATTGAAACAGCGGGCAGGGTTGATGGTGTAATTCTTGATCATTTACAAGGTAATGATGGATTCGGTTATGATCCTCTATTTTACTACCCCCCACTTCAAAAAACTTTTGCCGAAATGTCTCCCGCTGAAAAAAATAAAATCAGTCATCGCGGTCTTGCTATGAATAATTTAATTAAAGCTTGGCCTGATTATATAAAAGGAAAAAATGATGAAAATACTAATCTGCAGTGA
- a CDS encoding metallophosphoesterase, protein MMKILICSDTHGDEEILLEKLSKYPDFDHYFYLGDSELAETNLLFEKFIAVSGNMDYGEFPATKLISDQGIKFFLTHGHLFGVNSGLQRLVSEAQKLEANIVCYGHTHQLSIRSIDGILFINPGSISQPRNFISERGTYVILEITETEYLIYCYNRKDQLLDIEKNPLIVKRNNE, encoded by the coding sequence ATGATGAAAATACTAATCTGCAGTGATACTCACGGCGACGAAGAAATTTTACTTGAAAAGCTTTCCAAGTATCCTGATTTTGACCATTATTTTTACCTAGGTGACTCTGAGCTTGCAGAAACAAATCTTCTTTTTGAAAAATTTATTGCAGTGAGCGGTAATATGGATTACGGCGAATTTCCTGCAACAAAGCTAATCAGTGATCAGGGAATTAAATTCTTTTTAACCCACGGTCACCTTTTTGGAGTCAACAGCGGTTTACAAAGATTGGTGTCAGAAGCTCAAAAATTAGAAGCCAATATTGTTTGTTATGGTCATACCCATCAGCTTTCAATCCGTTCAATTGATGGAATTCTTTTTATTAATCCCGGCAGCATTTCTCAGCCGCGAAATTTTATCTCTGAACGAGGAACTTATGTTATTTTAGAAATTACCGAAACTGAATATTTAATTTATTGTTATAATCGAAAAGACCAGCTTTTAGATATTGAAAAAAATCCACTTATCGTTAAGAGGAATAATGAATAA